AAAATGTAGAAATCACCTTAGATTGGGAAAAATATTTTAAACAGGTGGAAGAGACAGCCTTTTCCCTAATGAAGACAGGAAAAACCTGTTTGTTTATTGGTGGAGACCATGCAGTTACCATACCGTTAGAAACAGCTTTTGCTAAAATACATAAAGAAGAAAAAATAGGAATTATACATTTTGATTCTCATCCAGATATTATTGATACCTATGATGGACATCCCTGGTCTCATGCCTGCACGCAGCGGAGAGCATTGGAAATAAAAAACATAGCGCCAGAAGATTTAACTTTTGTTGGGTTGCGGTCTTACATGGAGGAGGAACTAGCGTATTTCGAGAAACATCCGGAAATTAAGATTATTGGAGCTAGAGAGGTATATCGTAAAGGAATAGATTATGTAATAGAGGTTTTGAAGGAAAAGTACAAGGATTACACAAAATTATACATTACGCTAGATATTGATGTGTTAGATCCAGCCTTTGCTCCAGGAACTGGAACACCAGAGGCAGGAGGTCTTAGCACCCGTGAGCTTATGGAAGTGGTCAGAGAAATCATCTTGACTTTACCTGTAGCAGTGGTAGATGTTGTAGAAGTTGCTCCTCCCTTAGACACCTCAGACATTACCAGCTGGGCGGCGTTAAAGATTATTTATGAAATTTTTGGTGCTGTCTATAAAAAGAAGATGAACAAAGAATAATTTCCAAAAGTGAGAAGCATATTATATACATATTTCTATGAATATGATATAATTGACCTGTTTTGAAATACTTATGAAAACAATAGCAAAGGAGGAAAAAAATTGCCAATTATTTTAAATGAGAAACATTCCACAGGACTGTCTATGAATTGGACAGTAGACAAGGTTTTATATCATCAAAAGTCAGACTTCCAAGAGGTGGCTATACTAGAATTACAGGAATTGGGGAGGGCTTTGGCGTTAGATGGTGCGATTCAAGTAACTGTTAAGGATGAATTTGTTTATAATGAAATGATCACCCACGTACCTTTATTTACCCATCCTAATCCTGAAAAAGTATTAATTATTGGTGGTGGAGATGGTGGTGCGGCTAGAGAAGCTGCAAAGCATCCTAAAGTAAAGCAAGTGGACATGTGTGAGATTGATCCTGTAGTTATTGAAGCTTGTAGAGAATATCTACCTGAAATGAGTGTTTCTTATGATAATCCTAAAGTAAACGTCATTACTAAGGATGGTATTGCTTTCATAAAAAATAATCCTAATACCTATGATGTAATTATTATAGATTCCTCAGATCCAGTAGGACCTGCTGTAGAACTATTCCAGAAGCAGTTTTATACCGATGTCCGTGGGGCATTGAAGGAAGATGGATTATTTGTATGTCAAAGTGAATCCTTATTTTTACATATGCAATTAATCAAAGATGTTTATGCCAGCATAAGCAGTTTATTCCCTATTGCAAGGGTATACACATCTACCAATGCTACCTATCCAGGCTTCTTATGGAGCTATACAATGGGTTCAAAAAGATATGATCCATTAGCAAAAGAAGAACTCGAGCCACAAACTTTCCAAACAAAATACTATAATCATGATTTGTTTAAGGCTTCTTTTGCATTACCTAACTTTTTGAAGGAAGAATTAGGACAAAAATAATTCACAATAAAAAATAGAACTGAGGGCCTCAGTTCTATTTTAATGTAAAAAGAAAACCAATGGTTAGCTATTAATACAGTTAGAAGGTCAGGTTCATATGGTAATTAGTAGCATTCTTGTCGGTTGGGAAATTGCAACAGAATTTGATGCTTTAGACCAAGGACCAATAGGTTTTACAGTACTTATATTTCTAGTGAACTTGCCTCAGCAAGCTGCAAGCAGTTCACTCCGATCGTTCTAATGATATCTTTTAAATTTTCATTTTTTAACTACCGGTTAAGCCATTACATAAGATAAGGATTTTTTTGTGTCATTAGATCTAACTTGAGGGAATGTTTAAAAGTTATGGGGAAACTATAGTAAATTCTTTGACATTTTGATAAAATAGCGGTAAGATAATCGGGTAAAAAGCAGAATGATTAAACAGTATTTTGTTGAATATTTTATACATTGCAATATCGCACGACCTTTTGATAAAATGAATTAGCTATCTGCTGGCTAACTATGGAGGGAAGAGATTCTATGGATTTTCAAGATGTTCGTTGGATGCAAAGATTTAGCAATTATAAGAAAGCATTAAAGCAACTTGAAGAAGCAGTAGAATTAATGGAAAAAAGAGAACTTACAAACCTTGAGAAACAAGGGGTTATACAAGGGTTCGAATACACCCATGAATTGGCTTGGAAGACGATAAAAGATTTTTTTGAAAATCGAGGCAATACAAATATATATGGTTCAAAGGATGCTACAAAAGAAGCCTTTGCCCTGGGCTTAATAGAAAATGGAGAAGTTTGGATGCAGATGATAAAGAGTCGTAATCTCACAAGTCATACATATGATGAAGGTATAGCAGATGAGATTATCCGAATAGTAAAAGATTCATACTTTCAGGCTTTTGAAGGCTTAAGAAAGAAGATGGATCAATTTCAAAGAGAAGAGAGTAGAGAACAGTGAAATATGGTTTAAAAGAAAGTACATTGGAAAGAATTCTAGAGATTTTTTCTAGGTATGATAAAATTGAAAAAGTAGTGCTTTATGGTTCGCGGGCAAAAGGAAACTATAAAAACGGATCAGATATAGACTTAGCTTTGATTGGTAAAAATATAAATCTAGAAGATGTTAATAAGCTGCATTTAGAATTGGATGAGCTAT
The sequence above is drawn from the Clostridium formicaceticum genome and encodes:
- the speE gene encoding polyamine aminopropyltransferase produces the protein MPIILNEKHSTGLSMNWTVDKVLYHQKSDFQEVAILELQELGRALALDGAIQVTVKDEFVYNEMITHVPLFTHPNPEKVLIIGGGDGGAAREAAKHPKVKQVDMCEIDPVVIEACREYLPEMSVSYDNPKVNVITKDGIAFIKNNPNTYDVIIIDSSDPVGPAVELFQKQFYTDVRGALKEDGLFVCQSESLFLHMQLIKDVYASISSLFPIARVYTSTNATYPGFLWSYTMGSKRYDPLAKEELEPQTFQTKYYNHDLFKASFALPNFLKEELGQK
- a CDS encoding nucleotidyltransferase substrate binding protein, whose protein sequence is MDFQDVRWMQRFSNYKKALKQLEEAVELMEKRELTNLEKQGVIQGFEYTHELAWKTIKDFFENRGNTNIYGSKDATKEAFALGLIENGEVWMQMIKSRNLTSHTYDEGIADEIIRIVKDSYFQAFEGLRKKMDQFQREESREQ
- the speB gene encoding agmatinase, encoding MKYRLPWGEIYTDKIDEADIIVLGIPFDSAVSNRKGAAEAPDKLRELSRILPPVTEEGLLLRNFKVYDHENVEITLDWEKYFKQVEETAFSLMKTGKTCLFIGGDHAVTIPLETAFAKIHKEEKIGIIHFDSHPDIIDTYDGHPWSHACTQRRALEIKNIAPEDLTFVGLRSYMEEELAYFEKHPEIKIIGAREVYRKGIDYVIEVLKEKYKDYTKLYITLDIDVLDPAFAPGTGTPEAGGLSTRELMEVVREIILTLPVAVVDVVEVAPPLDTSDITSWAALKIIYEIFGAVYKKKMNKE
- a CDS encoding nucleotidyltransferase domain-containing protein, producing the protein MKYGLKESTLERILEIFSRYDKIEKVVLYGSRAKGNYKNGSDIDLALIGKNINLEDVNKLHLELDELYLPYGFDLSIFQKIENTDLINHIDRVGIVIYEKT